A genome region from Nicotiana tabacum cultivar K326 chromosome 13, ASM71507v2, whole genome shotgun sequence includes the following:
- the LOC107827310 gene encoding protein DETOXIFICATION 51-like — translation MCNPNTLVIDKKSQETNLYLDLLSLPTTLEPQENPKQIQEKSANFTFLPTPSQILHESRGLFNLAFPIALTALILYCRSVLSMLFLGHLGDTELAAGSLAIAFANITGYSVLSGLALGMEPLCSQAFGAQRPNLLSLTLQRSVIFLLCCSLPLTYLWLNISNILLYLHQEPSVTSLAHTYLIFSLPDLITNSFFHPIRIYLRAQGITHPLTLSSLAGTILHLPINYLFTFRLRLGVAGVAAASATSNAAALVALVLYIRISRLHKPAWTNPSFECLTGWKPLIRLAAPSCVSVCLEWWWYEIMIILCGLLVDPKATVASMGVLIQTTSLLYVFPSSLGFAVSTRVGNELGANRPDRARVSAMVSMCLAGLMGLLAMFFATSMTSIWAKMFTADVNILRLTSAALPILGLCELGNYPQTVGCGVVRGTARPSTAAHVNLGAFYLVGTPVAVGLSFWMGMGFVGLWIGLLSAQVCCAGLMLYVVGTTNWDYEAMRAQVLTCTGCLETPVLGEKEPLICVTVTS, via the coding sequence ATGTGTAATCCAAATACTCTTGTGATTGATAAAAAATCACAAGAAACAAATTTGTATCTCGATCTACTATCACTACCAACCACCTTAGAACCCCAAGAAAATCCCAAACAGATCCAAGAAAAATCTGCCAACTTCACTTTTCTCCCAACTCCATCACAAATCCTCCATGAAAGCAGAGGTCTTTTCAACCTAGCATTCCCTATAGCACTCACTGCCCTTATTCTTTACTGTCGTTCCGTTCTTTCAATGCTTTTTCTTGGCCATCTTGGTGATACTGAATTAGCCGCTGGCTCTTTAGCCATTGCATTTGCTAATATTACAGGCTATTCTGTGCTCTCTGGTTTAGCTCTTGGAATGGAGCCTCTTTGTTCTCAAGCTTTTGGTGCTCAACGTCCTAACCTTCTCTCTTTAACTTTACAAAGGTCTGTCATTTTCCTTCTCTGTTGTTCTTTGCCCCTCACATACCTTTGGCTCAACATTTCCAACATTCTCCTTTATTTACATCAAGAACCCAGCGTCACTAGTTTGGCTCATACCTATCTTATTTTTTCACTCCCTGATCTTATCACTAATTCTTTTTTCCACCCTATTCGCATTTACCTTCGTGCTCAAGGAATTACACATCCACTCACGTTGTCTTCCTTAGCCGGAACCATTCTACATTTGCCCATCAATTATTTGTTCACTTTTCGGCTTCGGCTCGGTGTGGCTGGCGTTGCGGCTGCCTCTGCTACATCAAATGCGGCGGCACTCGTGGCGCTTGTTTTGTATATCAGGATTAGCAGGTTGCACAAGCCGGCTTGGACGAACCCGAGCTTTGAGTGCCTGACTGGGTGGAAGCCACTCATTCGATTAGCCGCGCCAAGTTGTGTTTCGGTATGTCTAGAGTGGTGGTGGTACGAGATTATGATAATTTTGTGTGGATTACTAGTGGACCCTAAGGCTACTGTTGCATCCATGGGTGTGTTGATCCAGACGACGTCGTTACTCTATGTGTTCCCCTCTTCTCTCGGGTTTGCGGTGTCCACTCGGGTGGGTAATGAGCTAGGAGCTAATCGGCCCGATAGGGCTCGGGTATCAGCCATGGTGTCCATGTGTCTGGCGGGCCTGATGGGCTTATTGGCTATGTTTTTTGCTACATCAATGACAAGTATATGGGCTAAAATGTTTACAGCCGATGTTAATATTTTACGGTTGACATCGGCTGCATTGCCAATTTTGGGGTTGTGCGAACTCGGAAACTACCCGCAAACAGTCGGGTGTGGCGTTGTTCGGGGGACTGCCCGGCCGTCAACGGCGGCTCATGTCAATCTTGGAGCATTCTATCTTGTGGGTACGCCAGTGGCTGTTGGGCTTAGTTTCTGGATGGGAATGGGCTTTGTTGGGCTTTGGATTGGATTACTTTCGGCCCAGGTATGTTGTGCTGGGTTGATGTTGTATGTGGTAGGGACCACCAACTGGGATTACGAAGCCATGAGAGCACAGGTGCTCACGTGCACAGGATGTTTAGAAACTCCAGTCCTTGGTGAAAAGGAGCCGCTGATTTGCGTGACGGTGACTTCATAA